One Elusimicrobiota bacterium DNA window includes the following coding sequences:
- a CDS encoding response regulator, with product MVSNDIKVLIIDDDQQLLDTTTVILRLNGFLAYSANTGKQGLKKANEIKPDIVILDVWLPDVDGFHVYLQLKERPDTANIPVIFITGDETLDIEKGFSVGGDDCIVKPIDPEYLATRILKLVNKEKKIITPTQAPKKRVLIVDDDRQICDMLKNLLIRKDYEADILYEGINVLNVAKERKPDIILLDISFPSGPSGIEICGILKSNSETRDIPIIMMTANEDIQSVDKCFELGAEDYIFKPFSLEDLLLRIKKYQLARRT from the coding sequence TTGGTTTCTAACGATATTAAGGTATTGATCATAGACGACGATCAGCAGTTATTGGATACAACAACTGTTATATTGAGGCTAAATGGTTTTTTGGCTTATTCAGCTAACACAGGAAAACAGGGGCTTAAAAAAGCAAATGAAATAAAACCCGATATAGTCATTTTGGATGTATGGCTTCCCGATGTTGACGGCTTTCATGTTTATCTTCAACTGAAAGAAAGGCCTGATACGGCGAATATTCCGGTTATTTTTATTACCGGGGATGAAACTTTAGATATTGAAAAAGGCTTTTCTGTCGGCGGGGATGACTGCATAGTTAAGCCGATAGATCCCGAATATCTTGCAACGAGGATTTTAAAATTAGTAAATAAAGAAAAAAAAATTATTACGCCTACTCAAGCACCCAAAAAAAGGGTTCTTATTGTAGACGACGATCGCCAGATATGCGATATGCTCAAGAATTTGCTTATTCGAAAAGACTATGAAGCTGATATTCTTTATGAAGGAATAAATGTTTTAAACGTTGCAAAAGAAAGAAAACCTGATATAATACTCTTAGATATCTCTTTTCCGTCAGGGCCGAGCGGTATAGAAATCTGCGGTATTCTAAAAAGTAATTCGGAAACTAGAGATATACCGATAATTATGATGACCGCAAATGAGGATATACAATCCGTTGATAAATGTTTTGAGCTGGGCGCGGAAGATTACATATTTAAACCTTTCAGTTTGGAAGATTTATTATTAAGGATAAAAAAATATCAATTGGCAAGGAGGACTTAA